A window of Chloroflexota bacterium contains these coding sequences:
- a CDS encoding hydroxymethylglutaryl-CoA reductase, degradative has product MSRTSRIPGFFRLSIEERLAKVREFADLSSDEVALLATGMGLSLDQADHMIENVMGTFPLPLGIAVNFLINGRDVLVPMAIEEPSVVAGASYAARLVREGGGFQTSSDEALMIGQIQVLDLTDPWVARFQVLREKSRILALANQQDPIIVGLGGGARDLEARVLSESPVGPMLILHILYDTRDAMGANTVNTAVEAVAPLVEEITGGRVNLRILSNLADRRLARAKCIVPASSLAQEGFSGTEVVRGIVEAWAFAATDPYRAATHNKGIMNGIDAVVVATGNDWRAVEAGAHAYAARGGRYTSLSHWSENSDGDLVGTLELPMAVGIVGGATRVHPLARLALKIMGVQSARDLAEIITAVGLAQNLAALRALATEGIQRGHMELHARNVAVSAGAKGDLIDKVVERLVKERVIRLDRAQEIIQELQGQL; this is encoded by the coding sequence GTGAGCAGAACATCGCGCATTCCCGGCTTCTTTCGGCTCAGCATCGAGGAGCGGCTTGCGAAAGTCCGCGAATTCGCAGATCTCTCCTCAGATGAGGTGGCTCTTTTGGCCACCGGTATGGGCCTGAGCCTCGACCAAGCCGATCACATGATCGAAAACGTCATGGGGACATTTCCCCTCCCTTTGGGCATTGCGGTCAATTTCCTGATTAACGGTCGGGATGTCTTGGTGCCTATGGCGATTGAAGAGCCATCTGTGGTGGCGGGGGCCAGTTACGCCGCCCGATTGGTGCGCGAGGGAGGCGGTTTCCAAACCTCCAGTGACGAGGCCCTCATGATCGGCCAGATCCAGGTCCTGGATTTGACAGATCCTTGGGTTGCTCGCTTCCAGGTGCTTAGGGAAAAAAGTCGCATCCTGGCGTTAGCAAACCAACAGGATCCGATCATCGTCGGGCTTGGCGGTGGGGCGCGGGACCTAGAAGCGCGGGTGCTCTCTGAATCACCGGTAGGCCCCATGCTCATCCTTCACATCCTCTATGATACCCGCGACGCGATGGGTGCCAACACAGTCAATACGGCAGTGGAGGCTGTCGCACCACTGGTGGAAGAAATTACCGGTGGGCGGGTGAACCTGCGCATTCTCTCTAACTTGGCAGACCGACGCCTGGCACGCGCCAAATGCATTGTGCCGGCCAGTTCTCTGGCCCAGGAAGGTTTCAGTGGGACCGAAGTGGTGCGGGGCATCGTGGAGGCTTGGGCATTTGCCGCAACAGACCCTTATCGGGCTGCGACGCACAATAAAGGCATCATGAACGGTATAGATGCTGTGGTCGTCGCCACTGGTAATGATTGGCGGGCTGTTGAGGCCGGAGCGCACGCCTATGCTGCGCGGGGTGGACGTTATACCTCGCTCAGCCACTGGAGCGAGAATTCAGACGGAGACCTGGTAGGCACGCTGGAATTGCCTATGGCTGTGGGTATTGTCGGCGGAGCCACGAGGGTTCACCCCCTGGCTCGCCTGGCGCTCAAGATCATGGGTGTGCAGTCGGCCCGTGACCTGGCCGAGATCATCACCGCTGTGGGCCTGGCTCAAAACTTGGCGGCGCTGCGTGCTCTGGCCACAGAGGGCATACAGCGGGGGCACATGGAGTTACATGCTCGCAATGTGGCCGTCTCGGCTGGTGCTAAAGGTGATCTAATTGACAAAGTGGTGGAGCGCCTGGTCAAAGAGCGAGTCATCCGCTTGGATCGGGCCCAGGAAATCATCCAAGAACTGCAGGGACAACTATGA
- a CDS encoding hydroxymethylglutaryl-CoA synthase has translation MKPLRDVGIIGYGAYVPRYRLPAAEVARVWAGGDGGLPVREKAVTGLDEDTTTMAVEAARNALRRAGIAPSQLRAVWVGTESKSYAVKPTSTIVAEAIGATPEVLAADWEFACKAGTEAMQAAIGLVGSGMADYAMVIGMDTAQARPGDALEYTAAAGGAAYILGPKEESLAYLEASYSYVSDTPDFFRKPYDRYPQHGGRFTGEPAYFRHITAAAQGLMELLGYKPQDFAAAVFHQPNTKFPQRVAKMLGFSDDQIKTGLLAPEIGNTYAGSALIGLTAVLDVAEPGQRILLVSFGSGAGSDAFSWVVTDAIHARRHCAPQTRDYIDRRQEIDYAVYARYRRKLHLV, from the coding sequence ATGAAGCCCTTACGCGATGTCGGAATTATCGGATACGGAGCCTACGTGCCCCGCTATCGCCTGCCTGCAGCAGAGGTGGCACGCGTGTGGGCAGGCGGTGACGGTGGGTTGCCTGTCCGAGAGAAAGCAGTGACGGGACTCGATGAGGACACGACGACCATGGCTGTCGAGGCGGCGCGAAATGCGTTGCGCCGGGCCGGTATCGCACCTTCGCAGTTGCGAGCGGTATGGGTGGGCACGGAGTCCAAGTCTTATGCGGTCAAGCCGACCTCTACGATTGTCGCCGAGGCTATCGGGGCGACACCCGAGGTGTTGGCTGCTGATTGGGAGTTCGCCTGCAAGGCTGGCACTGAGGCTATGCAGGCGGCCATAGGGTTGGTGGGCTCGGGCATGGCCGATTACGCCATGGTCATCGGCATGGACACGGCGCAGGCTCGCCCCGGCGATGCGCTCGAATACACGGCGGCAGCAGGTGGTGCGGCATATATTCTTGGTCCTAAGGAAGAAAGCCTGGCATATCTTGAGGCATCGTATTCCTACGTCTCCGACACACCAGACTTTTTCCGTAAGCCATACGATCGTTATCCGCAGCACGGGGGCCGGTTCACGGGTGAACCGGCGTATTTCAGACACATTACTGCTGCTGCTCAGGGCCTCATGGAATTGCTGGGCTACAAACCACAGGATTTCGCGGCTGCTGTCTTTCATCAGCCCAACACGAAATTCCCGCAACGAGTGGCTAAGATGCTCGGTTTCTCGGACGATCAGATCAAAACCGGGCTACTTGCGCCTGAAATTGGCAATACTTATGCTGGGTCCGCGTTGATCGGGCTGACGGCTGTGCTGGATGTCGCCGAGCCTGGACAGCGTATCCTGCTCGTATCCTTCGGTTCTGGGGCGGGGAGCGATGCTTTTTCCTGGGTGGTTACGGACGCTATCCACGCCCGACGACATTGCGCGCCACAGACTCGTGATTACATTGACCGACGCCAGGAAATAGATTACGCCGTTTACGCGCGATATCGAAGAAAGTTGCATTTGGTATGA
- a CDS encoding thiolase domain-containing protein: MRDVSIVGIGQTKVAEHWEKSIRDLGVEAIRAALRDAEFETADALYVGNALAGELVGQEHLAALLADWAGLRGIEALRVEAAAASGAAALHMAYLAVASGLHDIVVVCGVEKTTDVSPEAVTAALASGGDSDHEALHGATLEATNALIMRRYMYEYRIEHSEFAPFVVNAHRNALNNPNAMFRFSVTADAYERANVVADPINVLDCAPMSDGAAALVLCPSERAKKSKSMPIRIAASAVATDRIALHDRHDPLFLQAAWESATRAYHQAGVGPEDIDFFELHDGFTIMTALSLEACDFAERGQAVRLAQEGEIGLTGRIPICTMGGLKARGHPLGATGVYQVVEAVLQLRGQAGDNQVKDCRLAMTQSLGGSGATAITHILGYL, from the coding sequence TTGCGTGACGTCAGCATTGTTGGCATCGGACAAACGAAAGTTGCAGAGCACTGGGAGAAATCCATTCGCGATCTAGGTGTGGAAGCCATCCGAGCAGCATTACGTGACGCTGAGTTCGAGACCGCAGACGCTTTATACGTTGGCAATGCCCTGGCAGGTGAATTGGTCGGTCAAGAGCATCTGGCGGCCTTGTTGGCTGACTGGGCTGGATTGCGGGGCATCGAGGCACTCCGCGTCGAGGCGGCAGCAGCATCGGGTGCGGCGGCATTGCACATGGCCTACCTAGCGGTGGCGAGCGGCCTGCATGATATCGTCGTTGTCTGCGGCGTTGAGAAGACTACTGATGTTAGTCCAGAGGCTGTAACCGCCGCCTTGGCTAGTGGGGGGGATAGCGACCATGAAGCCCTCCATGGGGCCACCTTGGAGGCCACAAACGCTCTCATTATGCGCCGCTATATGTACGAATACCGCATCGAGCACAGCGAGTTCGCGCCGTTTGTGGTAAACGCACATCGTAACGCGTTGAACAATCCTAACGCTATGTTTCGTTTCTCGGTGACAGCGGATGCTTATGAGAGAGCGAATGTCGTGGCCGACCCGATCAATGTGCTGGACTGTGCACCCATGTCAGACGGAGCAGCAGCGCTGGTGCTTTGCCCAAGTGAGCGGGCAAAGAAGTCGAAGAGTATGCCCATCCGCATTGCTGCGTCAGCGGTGGCCACAGATCGGATTGCTCTCCACGATCGACATGATCCGTTGTTCTTGCAGGCGGCCTGGGAATCGGCAACCCGCGCCTATCATCAGGCCGGCGTTGGCCCAGAGGACATTGATTTTTTCGAGTTACATGATGGTTTCACCATTATGACTGCGCTCTCTCTGGAGGCCTGTGATTTCGCCGAGCGTGGTCAGGCCGTGCGACTCGCTCAGGAAGGTGAAATCGGGCTTACAGGACGTATACCCATTTGTACGATGGGTGGGCTGAAGGCGCGCGGTCATCCCTTGGGGGCCACGGGAGTTTATCAGGTGGTAGAGGCGGTGCTCCAGTTGCGCGGGCAGGCGGGCGATAATCAGGTGAAAGACTGCCGGCTGGCGATGACTCAGAGTTTGGGTGGCAGCGGAGCGACGGCTATCACCCATATTCTGGGGTACCTGTAA
- a CDS encoding Zn-ribbon domain-containing OB-fold protein → METPRHWRLRGQRYGLVGEVCEHCGAKIFPARDVCPNCEDMAYKPFRFSGRGEVYSFSTIYQAPQGYEEYAPYTVALVKLEEGPLVTGQLTDMEATDAHIGMPVEMVTRKIREESGNGAIIYGYKFRPALSSVR, encoded by the coding sequence ATGGAAACACCACGTCATTGGAGATTACGGGGCCAGCGATACGGGCTCGTTGGCGAGGTTTGTGAGCACTGCGGGGCCAAGATCTTTCCTGCCCGCGATGTCTGCCCCAATTGCGAAGATATGGCGTACAAGCCCTTTCGGTTCAGTGGCCGCGGGGAGGTTTATTCCTTCTCTACAATCTATCAAGCGCCACAGGGATATGAAGAATACGCGCCTTACACAGTCGCACTGGTGAAACTCGAGGAGGGTCCTCTAGTTACTGGTCAACTGACTGACATGGAAGCCACAGATGCACACATTGGCATGCCCGTCGAAATGGTCACGCGCAAGATCCGTGAAGAAAGCGGAAACGGCGCGATTATCTACGGATACAAATTCCGCCCGGCGCTGTCATCTGTGCGGTAA
- the glmU gene encoding bifunctional UDP-N-acetylglucosamine diphosphorylase/glucosamine-1-phosphate N-acetyltransferase GlmU, whose amino-acid sequence METAVVILAAGQGTRMKSKLPKVIHPVAGQPMVQWVVNAVLPLSKQPPVVVVGYGAELVRAALGERVTYAVQPEQLGTGHAVMQAQDTLQSKVDAVLVVYGDMPLLATETLRHLIATHEGGEQPITMLTTLYDDSMGFGRVLRDERGQVLGIVEEAQATPEQLRIRELNCGVYVFDADWLWAHLSKIPRSPKGEYYLTDLVGIAIAEGARVEALVASDPVEVLGVNDRVHLARVESIVRQRIRENCMRSGVTLMDPSTTYIDAMVSIGQDTIIYPNTHLQGKTIIGNDCIIGPNTVIRDSRIGDHCRIGTSVLEEAEVEANVEIGPFAHLRRGAHLAEGVHMGNFGEVKNSYLGPGTKMGHFSYIGDATIGQNVNIGAGTVTCNFDGERKHPTHIEDNAFIGSDTMLVAPVRVGKGAKTGAGSVVTHDVPPESVVYGVPARVRRKKGEKQRGKNQR is encoded by the coding sequence TTGGAAACAGCAGTCGTGATCCTTGCAGCCGGGCAGGGCACACGGATGAAATCCAAGTTGCCCAAAGTGATACACCCTGTTGCCGGGCAGCCCATGGTGCAGTGGGTTGTGAATGCGGTGTTGCCCTTGAGCAAGCAGCCGCCGGTTGTTGTTGTAGGCTACGGCGCAGAATTGGTCCGAGCGGCGCTGGGCGAGCGCGTCACGTATGCGGTGCAGCCGGAGCAGTTGGGTACCGGACACGCAGTGATGCAAGCACAAGATACGCTCCAGAGCAAAGTCGACGCTGTACTGGTCGTTTACGGGGACATGCCCCTGCTGGCTACCGAGACCTTACGACATCTCATCGCTACTCACGAGGGTGGCGAGCAGCCCATCACTATGCTCACTACCCTCTATGACGACTCTATGGGTTTCGGGCGCGTCTTGCGTGATGAGCGTGGGCAGGTGTTAGGCATAGTCGAGGAGGCCCAGGCTACACCGGAGCAGTTACGTATCCGGGAACTCAATTGTGGCGTATACGTCTTTGACGCCGACTGGCTGTGGGCCCATTTGTCAAAGATACCACGCAGCCCGAAAGGCGAATACTATCTGACGGACCTTGTGGGCATCGCTATCGCTGAGGGTGCACGGGTTGAGGCACTCGTTGCATCTGACCCAGTAGAGGTCCTAGGAGTGAATGACCGGGTGCATCTGGCGCGGGTAGAGTCCATCGTCCGACAGCGCATCCGCGAAAATTGCATGCGCTCCGGTGTAACATTGATGGATCCATCCACCACTTATATTGACGCAATGGTCTCTATAGGCCAGGATACCATCATCTATCCCAACACCCATTTGCAGGGCAAAACGATCATCGGCAATGATTGTATCATCGGTCCAAACACGGTGATTCGGGATTCGAGAATTGGTGATCATTGCCGCATTGGCACCTCAGTGCTCGAAGAAGCTGAAGTCGAAGCCAATGTGGAAATCGGTCCCTTTGCCCATCTGCGCCGGGGGGCGCATTTGGCTGAAGGTGTACACATGGGCAATTTTGGCGAGGTGAAGAACTCCTACCTGGGCCCTGGAACTAAGATGGGCCATTTCAGTTACATCGGCGATGCCACCATTGGGCAGAACGTGAACATTGGCGCAGGGACTGTCACCTGCAACTTCGACGGTGAGCGTAAACACCCCACCCACATTGAGGACAACGCATTCATAGGGAGCGACACCATGTTGGTAGCGCCAGTGCGGGTGGGCAAAGGGGCGAAGACAGGCGCGGGTTCCGTTGTCACCCATGATGTTCCGCCAGAGAGCGTGGTCTACGGTGTGCCAGCCCGCGTGCGGCGGAAAAAGGGGGAGAAGCAGCGTGGGAAAAACCAAAGATGA
- the cdd gene encoding cytidine deaminase, with the protein MFRQRAWSTVCQPACGGKRGRSSVGKTKDDHLIEKAKEARTRAYAPYSRYLVGAALQTTGGKIYTGCNVENAVHSVGLCAERVAIFKAISEGDREFEAIAVVTVNGGTPCGSCRQVMAEFNPHLRVLVADLKGNVRVYTLDRLLPDHFGPANLEESGGD; encoded by the coding sequence ATGTTCCGCCAGAGAGCGTGGTCTACGGTGTGCCAGCCCGCGTGCGGCGGAAAAAGGGGGAGAAGCAGCGTGGGAAAAACCAAAGATGACCATCTTATAGAGAAGGCAAAAGAAGCCCGTACTCGGGCCTATGCTCCATATTCTCGCTATTTGGTCGGTGCCGCATTGCAGACAACAGGTGGTAAAATCTACACTGGCTGCAACGTCGAGAACGCGGTGCATTCGGTAGGTCTGTGCGCAGAGCGGGTGGCCATTTTCAAGGCCATCTCCGAGGGCGACCGTGAGTTTGAGGCCATCGCTGTGGTCACGGTAAATGGTGGGACGCCATGCGGTTCTTGCCGTCAGGTGATGGCAGAGTTTAACCCGCACTTGCGCGTCCTCGTGGCCGATCTGAAGGGCAACGTGCGGGTGTACACGCTGGATCGTCTCTTGCCTGATCACTTTGGCCCCGCAAATCTAGAGGAAAGCGGCGGAGATTAA
- a CDS encoding proline--tRNA ligase, translating into MAGKITPRNEDYSRWYTDVVQRAELADYAPVRGCMVIRPYGYALWENIQAALDKRFKATGHQNAYFPLFIPESFIKKEAEHIEGFSPELAVVTYGGGKQLEEPLIVRPTSETIINAMFAQWVRSYRDLPLLINQWCNVVRWEMRPRLFLRTTEFLWQEGHTAHATKEEAIAEARRILDVYTDFAENEAAIPVIPGRKSESEKFAGAVESYTIEAMMGNKWALQAGTSHYLGQNFAKAFGTQFLNQNNELEYVYQTSWGVSTRMVGAVVMVHGDDQGLILPPRLAPIQVVIIPIWKEDAERAQVLSAAERIIAALGGDVRCKLDDREEYSPGWKFNDWEMRGVPLRIEVGPRDVAKGQVVLVRRDKPRGENRSVSGFEQLPAVVSDLLSRIQTELLAAARAFRDAHTRYPTTYAELSEAVAEGFAYAYWCGSAKCEAKVKEETKSTIRCIPFDQEKGEGCCVVCGERATERAVFARAY; encoded by the coding sequence ATGGCTGGTAAGATCACACCTCGTAATGAGGACTACTCCCGCTGGTATACTGATGTGGTTCAGCGAGCCGAACTGGCCGACTACGCGCCGGTTCGCGGCTGCATGGTCATTCGACCTTATGGCTATGCCTTATGGGAGAATATTCAGGCGGCCTTGGACAAGCGTTTCAAAGCCACTGGACACCAGAACGCTTACTTCCCATTGTTCATCCCGGAGAGTTTCATAAAGAAGGAAGCGGAGCACATTGAAGGCTTCTCTCCCGAATTAGCAGTCGTGACCTATGGGGGCGGCAAGCAATTGGAAGAACCACTCATTGTCCGCCCTACCTCGGAGACCATCATCAACGCTATGTTCGCTCAGTGGGTGCGATCCTATCGTGATTTGCCCTTGCTCATCAATCAATGGTGCAACGTGGTGCGTTGGGAAATGCGCCCACGACTTTTCTTGCGAACTACTGAATTCTTGTGGCAGGAGGGCCATACCGCCCATGCCACGAAAGAAGAGGCCATCGCAGAGGCCCGGCGCATATTAGACGTGTACACAGACTTTGCAGAAAATGAAGCGGCCATTCCGGTTATCCCTGGTCGCAAAAGCGAATCGGAGAAGTTCGCCGGTGCGGTAGAGAGTTATACCATTGAGGCTATGATGGGCAACAAATGGGCCTTGCAAGCCGGTACATCTCACTATTTAGGCCAGAACTTCGCCAAAGCCTTCGGCACGCAGTTCCTTAATCAGAACAATGAGTTGGAGTACGTGTATCAGACCAGTTGGGGCGTCAGCACGCGCATGGTTGGCGCGGTAGTAATGGTTCACGGTGATGATCAAGGGCTCATTCTGCCGCCACGACTTGCTCCTATCCAAGTAGTGATTATCCCTATCTGGAAAGAGGACGCCGAGCGAGCACAAGTCTTGAGTGCAGCGGAGAGAATTATCGCTGCCTTGGGGGGCGACGTTCGCTGCAAATTAGACGACCGCGAGGAGTATTCGCCTGGCTGGAAGTTCAATGACTGGGAGATGCGAGGCGTGCCCCTGCGTATCGAAGTGGGACCACGGGATGTGGCGAAGGGTCAAGTCGTTCTGGTGCGACGTGACAAGCCCCGGGGCGAAAATAGATCCGTGAGCGGTTTTGAACAGTTACCAGCGGTGGTTAGCGACTTGCTATCGCGTATCCAGACCGAGTTGTTGGCAGCTGCCCGAGCATTCCGGGACGCACATACTCGCTATCCGACGACCTATGCGGAGTTGAGTGAGGCGGTGGCCGAAGGATTCGCCTACGCCTATTGGTGCGGTTCGGCGAAGTGTGAGGCGAAAGTCAAGGAAGAAACCAAATCTACTATCCGCTGTATTCCCTTCGACCAGGAGAAAGGCGAGGGGTGCTGTGTAGTCTGTGGCGAACGGGCGACGGAGCGCGCAGTTTTTGCCAGGGCGTATTAA
- a CDS encoding GntR family transcriptional regulator, producing the protein MGINRREPVPLYHQLKEVLLSKIERGELNPNTPIPSEKQLMEAYGLSRTTVRQAISELVAEGYLYRQRGKGTFVSRPKVQHGLRKLTSFSEDMRSRGLRPGSHVLEMRNVVPPKNIAAALELGEGEQALKIVRLRLANGEPMGIQTSYVPLRTGIKIDPEELEGEGSLYALLESRFNILLGEADETLEATVASETEARLLGVKRGSPLLLRERTTFSLDGKPIEFVKALYRADRYRYLVHLTR; encoded by the coding sequence ATGGGAATCAATCGCCGCGAACCTGTTCCCTTATATCATCAACTTAAAGAGGTTCTACTCTCTAAAATAGAGCGTGGTGAGCTGAACCCTAACACGCCTATTCCATCTGAGAAGCAGTTGATGGAAGCGTATGGATTGAGTCGCACTACGGTACGACAAGCCATCAGCGAGTTAGTAGCCGAGGGGTACCTCTATCGGCAGAGAGGAAAGGGTACTTTTGTCAGTAGGCCTAAAGTACAGCATGGTTTGCGTAAACTGACCAGTTTCTCCGAGGATATGCGTTCGCGGGGATTGCGGCCTGGCTCTCACGTGTTGGAAATGCGGAACGTGGTCCCACCCAAGAACATAGCCGCTGCGCTGGAGCTTGGAGAAGGCGAACAGGCCCTGAAGATCGTTCGACTCAGGCTTGCGAATGGCGAACCAATGGGTATCCAGACAAGTTACGTTCCTTTGCGCACCGGCATAAAGATTGACCCTGAGGAACTAGAGGGAGAAGGTTCGCTCTATGCGTTATTGGAATCACGATTCAACATCTTGCTTGGCGAAGCCGATGAGACTCTGGAGGCGACTGTAGCCAGTGAGACCGAGGCACGGCTCCTGGGCGTGAAGAGAGGCTCACCCCTGCTCTTACGCGAGAGAACTACCTTTTCTCTAGATGGTAAGCCCATTGAGTTCGTGAAAGCGCTCTACCGGGCAGATCGTTACAGGTACCTCGTTCACCTTACCCGGTAG
- the rpiB gene encoding ribose 5-phosphate isomerase B: MSNPDPSVPDNLQRRNPPFAGAERPLITEADLIAVPAGGTFTVPADAIITPLAREAARTRGISFVEQSVVSSPRAITTSAGHHSAGGPGAPEKTVAIGADHGGFEMKEDLKKYITELGYAIQDCGTFSTESVDYPDFAYAVAKLVADGKARWGIIIDGAGIGSCMVANKVPGVRAAMCYDLSTAINSREHNDANVLTLGGKLIGPNLARDIVKTWLSTPFGGGRHARRIDKIMEVEKRFLRKAQ; this comes from the coding sequence ATGTCAAATCCAGACCCTTCCGTCCCAGATAACCTGCAGCGACGTAACCCCCCATTCGCCGGAGCAGAACGACCGCTCATCACAGAGGCCGATCTGATTGCGGTGCCGGCTGGCGGCACATTCACTGTGCCTGCCGATGCAATCATTACTCCATTGGCCCGTGAGGCAGCACGCACACGAGGTATCTCTTTCGTGGAGCAATCAGTCGTATCTTCACCCCGAGCGATCACCACATCTGCAGGCCACCATAGTGCTGGAGGACCAGGCGCGCCTGAGAAAACCGTTGCCATCGGCGCAGATCACGGTGGTTTCGAGATGAAGGAAGACCTGAAGAAGTACATCACCGAGTTAGGCTATGCCATCCAAGATTGTGGTACATTTAGCACAGAATCGGTTGATTACCCAGACTTCGCTTATGCGGTAGCCAAATTGGTTGCTGATGGCAAGGCGCGTTGGGGAATCATCATAGACGGTGCAGGCATTGGTTCCTGCATGGTGGCCAACAAAGTGCCTGGTGTGCGTGCCGCCATGTGCTATGACCTGTCCACTGCGATCAACAGCCGCGAACACAACGATGCCAATGTGCTTACCCTGGGCGGCAAGTTGATCGGGCCGAACCTGGCTCGCGACATTGTCAAAACCTGGCTCAGTACACCTTTCGGCGGTGGTCGCCATGCTCGCCGCATCGATAAGATAATGGAAGTCGAAAAGCGCTTTCTGAGGAAGGCCCAATGA
- the deoC gene encoding deoxyribose-phosphate aldolase has protein sequence MIDHTLLKPDATPDQIARLCQEAREYGFAAVCVNPCNVRQCSELLWGSGVKVCSVVGFPLGANLPEVKAYETERAIWDGAHEIDMVLNIGALKGGDYALVQRDIEAVTRVCRRSGVQSKVIIEAALLTDEEKIKACTLAKAAKADYVKTSTGFGPGGATVHDVELMRRVVGPEMGVKAAGGIRSLEEAKSMIKAGATRIGASASVKIMHEAKEVAA, from the coding sequence ATGATAGACCACACCCTACTCAAACCTGATGCTACCCCTGATCAGATCGCCAGACTATGTCAGGAAGCACGGGAGTACGGTTTCGCTGCGGTCTGTGTGAACCCCTGTAACGTCAGACAATGCAGCGAGTTGCTCTGGGGATCGGGGGTGAAGGTGTGCAGTGTAGTCGGCTTTCCGCTGGGCGCGAACCTGCCGGAGGTGAAAGCCTATGAGACCGAACGGGCCATCTGGGATGGTGCACACGAGATTGATATGGTGCTCAATATTGGCGCTCTGAAGGGTGGCGATTACGCCCTGGTGCAGAGGGACATCGAAGCGGTCACCCGCGTGTGCCGCCGCAGCGGTGTTCAGAGCAAGGTTATCATTGAGGCTGCGTTGCTCACCGACGAGGAGAAAATCAAAGCCTGCACGCTGGCCAAAGCGGCAAAGGCCGACTATGTGAAGACTTCCACAGGCTTTGGGCCGGGTGGTGCTACTGTCCACGACGTGGAACTTATGCGCCGAGTAGTGGGCCCGGAAATGGGTGTCAAGGCAGCGGGTGGAATCCGTAGCCTGGAAGAAGCGAAAAGCATGATCAAGGCGGGGGCCACACGCATAGGGGCCAGCGCCAGTGTCAAGATCATGCATGAGGCAAAAGAGGTAGCGGCTTGA
- a CDS encoding BMC domain-containing protein produces MAEALGMIETKGFAAMVEAADAMVKAAKVELVSYEKIGGGYVTAIVRGDVAAVKAAVEAGVRGAEKVGEVVSVHVIARPHVNIDLVLPLGRTEQVKAELGE; encoded by the coding sequence ATGGCAGAAGCATTGGGCATGATTGAGACAAAGGGATTCGCGGCGATGGTTGAAGCCGCCGATGCGATGGTCAAGGCCGCCAAGGTCGAATTGGTCAGTTACGAGAAAATCGGCGGTGGTTATGTTACTGCCATCGTGCGAGGCGACGTCGCAGCAGTGAAGGCTGCCGTCGAGGCCGGGGTACGCGGGGCAGAGAAGGTGGGCGAGGTGGTCTCGGTGCACGTGATCGCCCGACCGCACGTCAACATTGATCTGGTGCTGCCATTGGGCCGGACGGAGCAAGTGAAGGCCGAACTCGGAGAGTAG
- a CDS encoding EutN/CcmL family microcompartment protein, translated as MLIGKIVGTLVSTRKDEKIEGLKFYVVKQVDIEGRETGAYVVAADAVGAGVGELILYAVGSSARQTVLTDRRPIDAVVMAIVDTWEVGGVVKYQKYPEGSEVA; from the coding sequence ATGCTCATTGGAAAGATCGTTGGCACCCTCGTTTCCACACGCAAAGACGAGAAGATCGAGGGCCTCAAGTTCTATGTGGTCAAACAGGTGGATATCGAGGGCCGAGAGACCGGTGCCTACGTTGTCGCTGCTGACGCGGTGGGGGCTGGCGTGGGCGAATTGATCCTTTATGCCGTTGGCAGTTCTGCCCGTCAGACGGTGCTCACGGATCGACGCCCCATTGATGCAGTGGTCATGGCCATCGTAGACACCTGGGAAGTGGGTGGCGTGGTCAAGTATCAGAAATATCCTGAAGGTAGCGAGGTGGCATGA